AACAACTGCTCCCGCATGGAAGATCACTTTGGTTTTGACGTCGGTGATACCCATGTGGGCCAGGGCAGCCTGCTCTACAAGAGTGGAGTGCTTGAGGGGCGATCGCTGCCCACCTTCCCCAATCTAGAAGCTCAGCAAAAAACCACCGTCGCCGAATACATTACTGTCTTCCCCAACCTGATGCTGGGCGTTCACCCCGACTACTTTTTGGTGTTTACCGCCAACCCCCTCAGCCCCGGCAAAACCCAGGAGCGCATGACCTTCTACTTCGTTGGCGACGAGGCCATGACCCCCGAAAACGAACCCCTGCGCCACTTGCCCATCGACCTCTGGAAAGACACCAACGACGAAGACATCGACATGATCGAGCGCATGCAGGTAGGTCGTAAATCCCCCCACTTCGACGGCGGCTGCTTTTCCCCCGAGCTAGAGAAAACCGTCTACCGCTTCCAGCGCATGGTGGCTAAGGCAGTAGAAGGGTAGATAGGAATGTTTGGGCTTCGACAGGCTGAGCTGAGCTTGTCGAAGCGTAGATCGTCAGCCAAATTGCCCTAGCAGCGCGTTACGGCCCTAGCTATGGCCACAGATTACCCAAGGGTGACCTATGGCCTAACATGTCCTACTCGTCTTCCCCCACTCCATCACCCCAACCGGAGACCCCATGAAATCCACCGCTACTCTCGTTGTCATCGGTGCAGGCATCGTCGGCTGTAGCACCACCTATCACCTCGCTAAACTGGGTTGGAAGAACATTGTCGTGGTTGAGCAAGGCCCGCTCTTCGCCACAGGCGGCTCCACGTCCCACGCACCGGGTCTGGTGTTTCAGACCAACTCATCGAAGACCATGACCAAGCTGGCTCAATACACCGTCGAGCTGTACAGCCAACTTAGCACCGAGGAAGGCCCAGCCTTTTACCCCGTCGGCGGGGTCGAAGTGGCCTACACCGAAGAGCGCATGGCCGAACTCCAGCGCAAGCTGGGCTGGGCTAAAGCATGGGGCGTTGACGGGGCCTGCCTACTCACGCCGGATGACGTGAAGGCTAAAGTGCCTCTGATGGATACAGCCAAAGTACTCGGCGGTTATTTTGTGCCCTCCGACGGCATTGCCAAGGCCCTGCGGGCGGCGGAAGCGATGGCCAACTATGCCAAAGACGCTGGTGCTGCTGAGTTTTACGGCCACACGACGGTGATGGATATCGAGGTGGTCAACGGGCAGGTGCAGGCCGTCGTCACAGACCAAGGCCGCATTGAAACCGATAAGGTGCTGGTTTGTGCAGGCATTTGGGGGCCACGCATTGGACGCATGGTGGGCGAAGTGATTCCCCTTACTCCCGTGCAGCACCAGTATGTGAAAACTGCGCCGATTCCTGAGCTGGCGGGGATGACGGAGGAAGTTACCTATCCCATGGTGCGGCACCAAGACCACGCTATGTACTTTCGCCAGCACGGCGACTGCTGGGGCATTGGCTCCTATCAGCATGAGCCGCTGTTGCTAGATCCCGACAATATCTTGCCCTATGCCGAAGCACCGGTGATGCCCTCGGTGCGCCCTTTCACTGAAGAGCACTTTGGCCCCGCCTGGGAATCGACGAAAGAACTGTTCCCTGCCCTAGAAGGGGCGGAGCTGACCTACAAAATCAACGGCATGTTTTCCTTCACCCCTGACAGCGGTTCGGTGGTGGGAGAATCTCGCAAAGCCAAGGGCTTTTGGGTGGCCGAGGCGGTGTGGGTCACCCACGGTGGCGGCGTTGGCAAAATTGTGTCAGAACTGATGACCACCGGGGTGCCCAGCCTCGACATTCACGAGATGGATATCAATCGCTTCTCTGATGTCTGCAAAAGCGCCGCCTACATCACCCGCGCTGGGGCGCAGCAGTACGATGAGGTGTACGACATCATTCACCCATTGGATCAACAAACTCACTCACGGGACTTACGGGTCAGTCCGTTTTACCCGCGTTTGCAGGAGTTGGGAGCCCAGTTTGTCTTCAGCGCCGGGTGGGAGCGGCCCCAGTGGTTTGAGGCCAATGCGGATCTATTGAATCAGTACACCATTCCTCAGCGCCAGGGCTGGGAAGCCAAGAACTGGTCACCCATTCAGGGGGCAGAGCATTGCGCCACGCGGGAAAAGGCGGCCCTCTACGACCTCACCCCCTTCGCCAAATTTGAGGTGACGGGGCCGGGTGTGGTGGCTTATCTGCAAAACCTCTGCGCCAACGACATCGACAAACCCGTAGGCAAGGTGATCTACACCGCCATGCTGGATGCCAGCGGCGGCATCATGTGCGATCTGACGGTGAGCCGCTTGGGTGCAGAAAAATACTGGGTGGTCACGGGCGGCTCTGTTCACGGGCACGACCTCGCCTGGATGCAAGCCCATCTTCCTGCCGACGGTTCGGTGCGAATCACCGATGTCTCCTCTAGCTACTGCTGCGTCGGCCTGTGGGGGCCAAAAGCCCCTGCAATCCTCCAAGCCGTGACCCAAACGGATGTGTCGAAGCCCAAGTTCAAGTTTTTCACCAATCAGCAACTCACCATCGGCAACATTCCGGTGCTGGCGGTGCGGGTGTCTTATGT
Above is a genomic segment from Leptolyngbya sp. CCY15150 containing:
- a CDS encoding FAD-dependent oxidoreductase, translating into MKSTATLVVIGAGIVGCSTTYHLAKLGWKNIVVVEQGPLFATGGSTSHAPGLVFQTNSSKTMTKLAQYTVELYSQLSTEEGPAFYPVGGVEVAYTEERMAELQRKLGWAKAWGVDGACLLTPDDVKAKVPLMDTAKVLGGYFVPSDGIAKALRAAEAMANYAKDAGAAEFYGHTTVMDIEVVNGQVQAVVTDQGRIETDKVLVCAGIWGPRIGRMVGEVIPLTPVQHQYVKTAPIPELAGMTEEVTYPMVRHQDHAMYFRQHGDCWGIGSYQHEPLLLDPDNILPYAEAPVMPSVRPFTEEHFGPAWESTKELFPALEGAELTYKINGMFSFTPDSGSVVGESRKAKGFWVAEAVWVTHGGGVGKIVSELMTTGVPSLDIHEMDINRFSDVCKSAAYITRAGAQQYDEVYDIIHPLDQQTHSRDLRVSPFYPRLQELGAQFVFSAGWERPQWFEANADLLNQYTIPQRQGWEAKNWSPIQGAEHCATREKAALYDLTPFAKFEVTGPGVVAYLQNLCANDIDKPVGKVIYTAMLDASGGIMCDLTVSRLGAEKYWVVTGGSVHGHDLAWMQAHLPADGSVRITDVSSSYCCVGLWGPKAPAILQAVTQTDVSKPKFKFFTNQQLTIGNIPVLAVRVSYVGEEGWEIYAPTESGLKLWDTLWAAGQPHGLIAAGLGAFETLRLEKGFLFWGHDIHTEYDPYEAGLGFAVKPQKGDFIGKEALLQRQDYASRKLCFVTLDDPSAIAMGKEPVIADGKVLGYATSAGYGYSLGRCVVYAYLPLTYAQPGTKVSVEYFGKPLAATVVEKLL